The Rhodococcus sp. B50 DNA window GTGAGCTCACCGGCGAGGACCTCATGAACGAGGGTGAGACGATCTCCCTCGACGATTACGAAGGCCAGGTGGTCGTGCTCAACGTGTGGGGCCAGTGGTGCGCCCCCTGCCGCAGCGAGGCCGACGATCTCGAGCAGGTCTACGAGGACACCAAGGATCTCGGTGTGCAGTTCCTGGGCATCAACGTCCGCGACAACCAGCGCGACAAGGCCCAGGACTTCGTGACCGACCAGCAGATCGGTTACCCGTCGATCTACGACCCGCCGATGCGGTCGCTGCTCGCCCTCGGACGCAACTACCCGACCTCGGTCGTGCCGACCACGGTCGTCCTCGACCGGGAGCACCGCGTCGCCGCGGTGTACCTGACCGAACTGCTCGCCGAGGACCTGCAACCGGTGGTCGAGCGGATCGCGGCGGAATCGGATTCGGAGCAGTAACGGTGATCCTTGCGTCGGGTGTCGGGGAGACTTTCCAGAACGCGGCCCTGTCGGGGCCGTTGCTGCTGGCGATGGGCGCGTGCCTGCTCGCCGGTCTCGTCTCCTTCGCGTCGCCGTGTGTCGTGCCGCTCGTTCCCGGATATCTGTCCTATCTCGCCGGGGTGGTCGGGGCCGAAGCTCCTGCCGTCACCGCCGAGCAGGCCGGTGCCCGCACCACGACGATCCGCCGCGACGGGCGGCTCCGGGTGGCGGGTGCCGCCGGGCTCTTCGTCCTGGGCTTCACCGTGGTGTTCGTCCTCGCGACGGCTTCGGTGTTCGGAGCGATCTCCGCGCTCGCCGTCAATCGCGAGCTGCTCATGCGGATCGGTGGTGTCGTCACCATCGTGATGGGCCTGGTCTTCATCGGCCTCATCCCTGCCCTGCAGCGCGACACGCGGCCGGCGCCCCGGCGCATCTCGAACCTCGCTGGTGCCCCGCTGCTCGGTGCGGTCTTCGCACTCGGATGGACTCCCTGCCTCGGCCCCACCCTGGCCGGGGTGATCTCGCTGGCGGCAGGCACCGAGGGCACCACCGCGGCACGCGGGGTGACGCTGATCGTCGCCTACTGTCTCGGACTCGGGCTGCCGTTCGTCGTGCTCGCGCTCGGTTCGGCGCGGGCGTTGCGTGGGGTGGGCTGGCTGCGCACCCATGCGCGGACCGTGCAAATCGTCGGTGGCCTGATGCTCATGGCCGTCGGCATCGCTCTCGTCACCGGTGCGTGGGACCTGTTCGTGTCCTGGGTCCGTGACTCGTTCATCTCGGAAGTGACTCTGCCCGTATGACCGCGACACATACCCCGACCCCCGCACCGCAACCGTCGCCTCCGCCGCGGCAGAGCGCGGCCGGACGTGCCGCTGCTCTCGTGCGGAACACATGGCGCGGCCTGACCTCGATGCGGACCGCCCTGGTCCTGTTGTTCTTGCTCGCGCTCGCCGCGATCCCCGGTGCGCTCCTGCCGCAGCGCAGCCTCAACACCCAGAAGGTCGACGAGTACATAGCGGCCCGCCCGACGCTCGGACCGCTCATGGACCGGTTCGAGCTGTTCGACGTCTTCGGCAGTTTCTGGTTCACCGCCGTCTACGTGCTGCTGTTCATCTCACTGGTCGGCTGCATCCTGCCGCGCTGCGTCGAGCACTTCCGCGCCCTGCGTACCCCGCCGGTCGCTGCTCCGCGCAACCTGCAGCGACTGCCGCATCACGCGCAGACGACGGTGGCCGAGACCCCCGACGACGTACTCGACCGGATCCAGGCGCAGCTGCGCGGATGGAAGGTCGTGCGCCGCGAGGGCGGGGCCCGCGGACGCGACGGCGAGGTGACCCTGTCCGCCGAGAAGGGCTATCTGCGCGAGGCCGGCAACCTGGTCTTCCACATCTCCCTCGTCGGTCTGCTCGTCGCCGTCGCCGCCGGCAAGCTCTTCGGATACGAGGGACAGCGCATCCTCGTCGCGAACGGCGAGGAATTCTGCACCACCTCACCTGCGTCCTTCGATTCGTTCCGGGCCGGCAGCACGCTCGACGGAACCGGGCTGAACCCCATGTGCGTGCGGGTGAACACCTTTGCCGCCGACTATCTCGACAACGGTCAGGCCGAGATGTTCACCTCCGACATCGAGTACCAGTACGGCGACGACCTTGCCGGCAACATCTGGCGCGACGCGCAGTTGAAGGTCAACCATCCGTTGCGCGTCGGCAGCGACCGCGTCTACCTGCAGGGCCACGGCTACGCTCCGACGTTCACGGTGGCCTGGCCGAACGGTGAGACCCGCACCGAGACGCTGCAGTGGGCACCCGACGATGCGACCACCTTCCTCAGCAGCGGTGCGATGCGCTTCGACCCGCCCGGTGGCATGTTCCCCGACGCCGACGAGCGCCGGAAGAACCAGATCGCGATCGAGGGACTGTTCGCGCCGACGGCCTCGTTCCACGGCACGCTGCTCACATCGATCTTCCCCGCCCTGACGGACCCGGCTGTCGCCATCGACATCTACAAGGGCGACTCCGGTCTCGACACCGGCAACCCGCAGTCGCTGTTCTCGCTCAACAAGGAACTGATCAATCAGGGACGCCTCGTGAAGCAGGATCGTGTCAACCTGCGTCCGGGGGAGAGCGTGACGCTCGCCGACGGCACCGAGGTGCGATTCGACAAGGCCACCGACTTCGTCAACCTGCAGGTCTCCCACGACCCGGCTCAGCAGTGGGTGCTGGTCGCGGCGATCTTCATGATGGGCGGACTGCTCGTGTCGCTGCTGGTCAAACGACGCAGAGTGTGGGCACGCGCGTACCCGGACGGTACAGTGAACGACGGCGAACGACGGACCGTAGTAGAGCTCGGCGGTCTCGCACGAACCGATCAGGCCGGATGGGGAGACGAGTTCGACCGACTGGTCGAGCGCCTTCTCGGCGACGATGCACCCTCCGCCCCGGCGGCACAGGAGAAGAAGAACTGATGACAGAGAACGACACCCTCGCGCAGTACAGCGACTGGGCCTTCGAGTCGGCCTTCGCGGTGCTCGTGCTGGCTCTGCTGCTGCTCATCGCCGAGTACGCGACCCACCGGGCCGACGTCGTGGCGGAGCGAGAACGCGAACTCGTGGCCGCCGGAAGGCAGCAGGCCCCCGCCGAGCGCGCGACCGGGCCGGGACGGATCGACCAGACGCCGAAGCGCACCGTGTCGCAGCGTCTCGGCAACATGGGACGCGCGCTCGTCGTCGTGGTCGCGGGCCTGCAGCTCGCCTCGATCGTCCTGCGTGGGCTGGCCACCGAGCGGTTCCCGCTCGGCAACATGTACGAGTTCGTCTCGATGGCGTGCACCGCCGCGGTGATCTTCGGGCTGATCGTCCTCCGCAAGCCGGCCTACCGGATCATGTGGGTGTACCTGGTGGTCCCCGTATTGATCCTCATGTTCCTCGCGGCGACGGTGTTGTATGCCGACGCCGCTCCCGTGGTGCCGGCCCTCCGGTCGTTCTGGCTGCCGATCCACGTGACGATCATCAGCGTCGGCAGCGGCATCTTCCTCGTCTCGGGTGTCGCGAGCGTGCTGTTCCTGCTGCGTATCCGCTTCCCGAAGGGCGAGGAGCGCAGCGGTGTGTTCGCGGCGATCGCCGAGCGGCTGCCCGACGCGCAGACCCTCGACCGGCTCGCCTACCGCACCACGATCATCGGCTTCCCGCTGTTCGGCGCCGGCATCATCCTCGGGGCAATCTGGGCCGAGGCGGCGTGGGGACGCTTCTGGGGCTGGGACCCGAAGGAGACGGTCTCGTTCATCTCGTGGGTCGTCTACGCCGCCTATCTGCACGCGCGTGCGACCTCCGGCTGGCGGAACACCCGCGCAGCGTGGATCAACATCGTCGGCTTCGTCACGGTGCTGTTCAACCTGTTCATCATCAACATGGTCGTCTCGGGCCTGCACTCGTACGCCGGACTCAACTGAGGCTGCTATCGTCGCGCCGTCGTCCATGACAGTCGACGGGGGGAGAACGCGGTGGATGGGGCCGGCATCGGTCCGTCGGGGCTCGACGGCAATGCGTTGGATGCAACAGCGCTGGATTCGTCGCTACTGGTACGCCCGGTCGCAGCCCCGCCTCGGAAGGGTTGGCGCCGGGTGGTCTACCGGGCGACCGGTGGTCGCGTCCATGTCGGGGAGAGTTCGCGGCAGCAACGCAGGGACGAGCTGGCCGAGCGGGTGCGTGCACCGCTGCACGGCTGCCATCGGATCGCCCTGCTGAGTCTCAAGGGCGGAGTGGGGAAGACGACCACCACGGTCACGCTCGGCTCGACCTTCGCAGAGCTGCGCGGTGATCGGATCGTCGCGGTCGACGCGAATCCGGACCGCGGCACGCTGAGCCAGAAGGTGGCCGAACAGACACCGGCCACCGTGCGCACCCTGCTGCGCGACCAGGCGCTGCTCGAGACGTACGCGGACGTCCGCGCCTACACGTCGCAGAACACGCATCGTCTCGAGGTGCTCGCCTCGGACACCGACCCGGCGGTCTCCGAGGCGTTCAGCGCCGACGATTACGAGCGGACGCTGGACCTGCTCGATCGGTTCTACAGCATCGTGCTCACGGATTGCGGGACCGGACTCATGCACTCGGCCATGAGTGCCATCCTCGAGAACGCAGACACACTGGTCGTGATCAGCTCGGGTTCGGTGGACGGCGCCCGCAGCGCCTCGGCCACGCTCGACTGGCTCGATGCGCACGGCTACCGCGAACTCGTCGAGCGATCGGTGGCCGTGGTCAACGCGGTGCGGCCGCGCTCGGGCAAGGTCGATCTCGACCTCGTGGTGCGGCATTTCGAACAGCGTTGCCGCGCGGTGCACGTCCTACCCTTCGATCCCCACCTCGAAGAGGGTGCGGAGATCGAGCTGGAGCGGTTGCACTCGGAAACGCGGCGTGCACTGCTCGGACTCGCCGCGGATATCGCCGACGGTTTCGGCACGCAGTGGAACGAAGGCCGGTGGCCCGACGCGCAGGGGCACGACGGTTCGGCCGGTGGCTCGGTGAGCAGTGCGAGCGGTCAGTCGCCCCGTTCCTGATCCGACTCGGTCGGGCCGTCGCCGCTGCGGCGGCGATGCACCTCGCGATCGACCTTCCACAGGAAGTCGGGATCGTCGTCCGGACCGACCACGCGGGTCGGCGGTCGAGATGCGGGACCGTACGCCTTCCACAGCAGGACGGCGAGGGTCACCGCACCGATGAGTGCCAACAGATAGAGCACGTTGCACCTCCTGACCGTGGCAGTGCCGGACGAGGACGTGCCCTCGCCGTACACCTCCGGGCCGCGGCGCCCGCAGACCGGTTCGTCCACAGTCTATGTGTGCGGAACCGGGTCCGGCACGTGGGTTCCGCGAGTGGGCGGACGAGGCCCGGCAGATGCACGCCGGAAGTGCGTCAGGTGCCGACTCGGTGGGTCGTTCGTGCGCCGACGCGGTGAGTCGTTCGTGCTGGGATCAGCGCGTCGCTTCGGTCGTGAGCGAGCGGAGGAGTGCCAGGACCTCGGACTCACGGAAGCGGCGATGCCCGCCCGGGGTCCGCAGCGAGCCCAATCGGCCGGCGTGGGCCCACCGGGTGACGGTCTTGGGATCCACATGGAACAGTGCCGCCACCTGACCCGGGGTCAGCAGGGATTCCTTCGCGCCGTTGAAAGTGGGTGCGCTCATTGCGAATGTCCTCCCGGTTGTCGTGATCGAGTTGTTCGACGCGATCGAGTTGTTCGATCGGGATGTCCAAGCCCATGGTGGCACCGATACCCCTGGTTGCTCGAACGGTCTACGGTTGGTAAAGCGGAAGTAATAGACAAAACGGACGGATGTCCGACTTCGGAAATCGCCTCCGAGCTCGTGGTCCGGGCGGCCGGTTAACCTGGACTGGTGAACGACGAACGCCGGAACGAACCCTCGGATACCCCCTCGCAGCGCACGCCACACCCTCGTGGTGAGGGCGCCACGGCCGCCGGCCGTCAGACAGGAACCGGGTCCCTGATCCGGGACGTCGCGTTGTACTCGGTGGCCCGACTCGCCCTCGTAGTCGCGCTCACTCTGCTCATTCTCTACGTTCCGCGTGCGTTCGGGGTGGAAATCCCCTTCCTCGTCGCTGCCCTGTTCGCCGTGCTCATCGCGCTGCCCGTCTCGCTCGTGCTGTTCTCCTCGCTGCGACGTCGTGTCAACGAGGGCATCGCCGCGGTCGACGAGCGTCGGCGTACCGATCGAGCCGATCTCGAGAAGCGCATGCGCGGCGAGAACGGGCGGTGACCGCGACCGGCGTGGTCGTCGACCGCAGCGCATCCCGGGACTGGGTGGACGACGCGGTCCGGCTCATCGAGGCCGACGCCCAGCGCAGCGCCGACACCCACCTGCTCCGCTACCCGCTCCCGGCCGACCGGGGCGTCGATCTGTATCTCAAGGACGAGTCGACGCACATCACGGGCAGTCTCAAGCACCGTCTGGCGCGTTCGCTGTTCCTCTACGCCCTGTGCAACGGCTGGATCCGTGAGGGAACTCCGATCATCGAGGCGTCGTCCGGTTCCACGGCGGTGAGCGAGGCGTACTTCGCGCGACTTCTCGGCCTCGACTTCGTGGCGGTCGTGCCGCGTCGCACGTCGCCGGCGAAGGTCGCGCTCATCGAGGCCCAGGGCGGCCGCTGCCACTACATCGATCGGCCGCCGGAGATCTACACCGAGGCGCAGCGACTCGCCGACGAACTCGGCGGATGCTTCATGGACCAGTTCACGAACGCCGAGCGGGTCACCGACTGGCGCGGCAACAACAACATCGCCGAGAGCATCTACTCGCAGATGCGTCTCGAGCGCCATCCCGTGCCGGAGTGGATCGTCGTCGGCGCCGGGACCGGCGGCACGAGCGCGACCCTCGGTCGATACATCCGCTACCGCCGGCATCGGACGCGACTGGCCGTCGTCGACCCGGAGAACTCGGCGTTCTTCGGCGGATACGAAACGGGATCGGCCGACTACACCACCGGTCTGCCCTCGCGCATCGAAGGGATCGGGCGGCCGCGCGTCGAGCCGTCCTTCGTGCCCGAGGTCGTCGATCGGATGGTGCGGGTGCCCGATGCGGCGTCGATCGCCGCCATGCGGCACGCGAGTGCCGCGCTGGGGCGTCGCGTGGGCGGCTCGACCGGCACGAACCTGTGGGGAGCTTTCGGCCTGATCGCCGAGATGCTTGTCCAGGGTCGCGAGGGCAGCGTCGTGACGTTGCTGTGCGACGGCGGTGAGCGCTACGCCGACACCTACTTCTCCGACGAGTGGGTCGCCGCCGAGGGGATGGATCTCGCCGAGCCGCTCGCGGTGTTGGAGAAGTTCGCGGCCACCGGTCGTTGGGCCCCGTAGAGCTCCTCGACCTGCGCACATTCCGGTTTGTCAATTTTCGTTGACGCGGCCATGTTGTCAACCTATATTGACAAC harbors:
- a CDS encoding TlpA disulfide reductase family protein, whose amino-acid sequence is MRRAFRAAVAAICGAVLLTSCATGDDAVATGGTFDFVSPGGQTRIFYDPPAERGTLGELTGEDLMNEGETISLDDYEGQVVVLNVWGQWCAPCRSEADDLEQVYEDTKDLGVQFLGINVRDNQRDKAQDFVTDQQIGYPSIYDPPMRSLLALGRNYPTSVVPTTVVLDREHRVAAVYLTELLAEDLQPVVERIAAESDSEQ
- a CDS encoding cytochrome c biogenesis CcdA family protein, whose protein sequence is MILASGVGETFQNAALSGPLLLAMGACLLAGLVSFASPCVVPLVPGYLSYLAGVVGAEAPAVTAEQAGARTTTIRRDGRLRVAGAAGLFVLGFTVVFVLATASVFGAISALAVNRELLMRIGGVVTIVMGLVFIGLIPALQRDTRPAPRRISNLAGAPLLGAVFALGWTPCLGPTLAGVISLAAGTEGTTAARGVTLIVAYCLGLGLPFVVLALGSARALRGVGWLRTHARTVQIVGGLMLMAVGIALVTGAWDLFVSWVRDSFISEVTLPV
- the resB gene encoding cytochrome c biogenesis protein ResB, translating into MTATHTPTPAPQPSPPPRQSAAGRAAALVRNTWRGLTSMRTALVLLFLLALAAIPGALLPQRSLNTQKVDEYIAARPTLGPLMDRFELFDVFGSFWFTAVYVLLFISLVGCILPRCVEHFRALRTPPVAAPRNLQRLPHHAQTTVAETPDDVLDRIQAQLRGWKVVRREGGARGRDGEVTLSAEKGYLREAGNLVFHISLVGLLVAVAAGKLFGYEGQRILVANGEEFCTTSPASFDSFRAGSTLDGTGLNPMCVRVNTFAADYLDNGQAEMFTSDIEYQYGDDLAGNIWRDAQLKVNHPLRVGSDRVYLQGHGYAPTFTVAWPNGETRTETLQWAPDDATTFLSSGAMRFDPPGGMFPDADERRKNQIAIEGLFAPTASFHGTLLTSIFPALTDPAVAIDIYKGDSGLDTGNPQSLFSLNKELINQGRLVKQDRVNLRPGESVTLADGTEVRFDKATDFVNLQVSHDPAQQWVLVAAIFMMGGLLVSLLVKRRRVWARAYPDGTVNDGERRTVVELGGLARTDQAGWGDEFDRLVERLLGDDAPSAPAAQEKKN
- the ccsB gene encoding c-type cytochrome biogenesis protein CcsB — translated: MTENDTLAQYSDWAFESAFAVLVLALLLLIAEYATHRADVVAERERELVAAGRQQAPAERATGPGRIDQTPKRTVSQRLGNMGRALVVVVAGLQLASIVLRGLATERFPLGNMYEFVSMACTAAVIFGLIVLRKPAYRIMWVYLVVPVLILMFLAATVLYADAAPVVPALRSFWLPIHVTIISVGSGIFLVSGVASVLFLLRIRFPKGEERSGVFAAIAERLPDAQTLDRLAYRTTIIGFPLFGAGIILGAIWAEAAWGRFWGWDPKETVSFISWVVYAAYLHARATSGWRNTRAAWINIVGFVTVLFNLFIINMVVSGLHSYAGLN
- a CDS encoding MinD/ParA family ATP-binding protein; its protein translation is MDGAGIGPSGLDGNALDATALDSSLLVRPVAAPPRKGWRRVVYRATGGRVHVGESSRQQRRDELAERVRAPLHGCHRIALLSLKGGVGKTTTTVTLGSTFAELRGDRIVAVDANPDRGTLSQKVAEQTPATVRTLLRDQALLETYADVRAYTSQNTHRLEVLASDTDPAVSEAFSADDYERTLDLLDRFYSIVLTDCGTGLMHSAMSAILENADTLVVISSGSVDGARSASATLDWLDAHGYRELVERSVAVVNAVRPRSGKVDLDLVVRHFEQRCRAVHVLPFDPHLEEGAEIELERLHSETRRALLGLAADIADGFGTQWNEGRWPDAQGHDGSAGGSVSSASGQSPRS
- a CDS encoding BldC family transcriptional regulator produces the protein MSAPTFNGAKESLLTPGQVAALFHVDPKTVTRWAHAGRLGSLRTPGGHRRFRESEVLALLRSLTTEATR
- a CDS encoding DUF4229 domain-containing protein, whose protein sequence is MVNDERRNEPSDTPSQRTPHPRGEGATAAGRQTGTGSLIRDVALYSVARLALVVALTLLILYVPRAFGVEIPFLVAALFAVLIALPVSLVLFSSLRRRVNEGIAAVDERRRTDRADLEKRMRGENGR
- a CDS encoding PLP-dependent cysteine synthase family protein codes for the protein MTATGVVVDRSASRDWVDDAVRLIEADAQRSADTHLLRYPLPADRGVDLYLKDESTHITGSLKHRLARSLFLYALCNGWIREGTPIIEASSGSTAVSEAYFARLLGLDFVAVVPRRTSPAKVALIEAQGGRCHYIDRPPEIYTEAQRLADELGGCFMDQFTNAERVTDWRGNNNIAESIYSQMRLERHPVPEWIVVGAGTGGTSATLGRYIRYRRHRTRLAVVDPENSAFFGGYETGSADYTTGLPSRIEGIGRPRVEPSFVPEVVDRMVRVPDAASIAAMRHASAALGRRVGGSTGTNLWGAFGLIAEMLVQGREGSVVTLLCDGGERYADTYFSDEWVAAEGMDLAEPLAVLEKFAATGRWAP